From Candidatus Rokuibacteriota bacterium, one genomic window encodes:
- a CDS encoding CHRD domain-containing protein, translating into MRRMMAVTGILALMFLAALAVPAQAALINFTANLDGFQEVPPHVTPATGLATLVFDDVLNIFDLDLSVSGMLAPITAYHIHAAPPGVNGPVIVSLVGLDPSLVGSTAGSIHLDDIPFPLANVADLLAGDTYVNVHTTLFPGGEIRAQLVEQQVPGPATLLLLGGGLAAIGVLGWAHRNA; encoded by the coding sequence ATGCGGAGAATGATGGCGGTAACTGGAATCCTGGCTCTGATGTTCCTGGCGGCTCTTGCAGTACCGGCCCAAGCCGCGCTGATCAACTTCACCGCCAACCTCGATGGCTTCCAGGAAGTTCCGCCTCATGTGACGCCGGCCACCGGCCTGGCAACCCTCGTCTTCGACGACGTGCTGAACATCTTCGACCTGGATCTGAGCGTGTCAGGCATGCTGGCGCCCATCACCGCCTACCACATCCATGCTGCGCCTCCGGGGGTCAACGGCCCGGTCATCGTCTCCCTCGTGGGCCTGGACCCGTCGCTCGTGGGAAGCACAGCAGGGTCGATACACCTGGACGACATACCCTTCCCGCTGGCCAACGTGGCAGACCTGCTGGCCGGTGACACCTACGTCAACGTGCACACGACGTTGTTCCCCGGGGGCGAGATCCGCGCTCAGTTGGTCGAGCAGCAGGTGCCCGGGCCAGCGACCCTGTTGCTCCTCGGCGGTGGGCTCGCCGCGATCGGCGTGCTGGGCTGGGCGCACAGGAACGCTTAG